From the genome of Carassius auratus strain Wakin chromosome 29, ASM336829v1, whole genome shotgun sequence:
ACTAAACACCTTTATGATCACTGCTGTGATCCTACGGTGGCCTGGAGGCGGCGAACGGTTTATGTTAATCTTCAAAAGAGATTCGTTTGTGTTGTTTCGTGCAATAAACATTTCACTGTCTGAAATGTATCGATGTATCATTAATGTAGCattgagacactgatgcagtgctacatttctccaaactcgTCTACATCTGTGATGATTTGAGGCAAGAGAGACAAGAAGAGTCAGACGCACTGAGGTGGAGCAAAGGTGCATGTTTTAATAAGACGTTTATCATTAATAAGCATCACCCTGCTACAAATTACAATCTACATATTATACACgccatataaaaatatatttgagctcTAAACATAGATAATGCCAGCCAGAAGGAAACAAGCTGAAGGCCAATAAGAGTGTCTTCTTCTACATCTGCGTTTAAACCGATCACGGTCATGAAATAGTTCTACATTCATTCAGATCGTAACTCATCTGTGCTGAAATTTTAGTTCGTTTTTTGCAAACCTGCCAATTAAAGCAGAAAGatcaaataaaagtacaaaaattaGAGCTTTGAAGGAAAGTGCTTTAAGATTCAGTTTAGTGGAATAAATACACcatcaacaaaaaacacataaaactatATGTACAAGAGAAGAGGGAAGTGCTATGCGTTGCAATCTTTCAAATGTCGTAAAGTGCAAAGAGACGAGGGAGAGATTTTGGCAACAGTTGAGTCTTATAACATCTGTGTCTAAAGATTTAATGGATTAAACTCATTCTAAGAAGCATCGGAGTGACGAAGCTGGTTTCTACAATGGGATACAGGAATAAAAAAAGGTAACTGTGACTCAGTTGTTCTCAGTTCTGAGAAAAACTGGgaatttaaaagattttaaaatgttgcaattCTGTTTCCacccaaaaataattaaataaaaagctaattgcaacttttttcctcacaattgcatgttaatatctcacaattttaacTTGTCTTGTCAAAATTGCGAATAGTTAGAAACTTGAAATcatcatccccccccccccccattaattacaaaaaaaaacaatatgaattgTGAGGACAGTAGCCTGCGTTATGAAACAAAAAGGTGCAATTagcttgttttattgtttatgtttttaatccaCGCTTCATAAAAATGAACGCTGGAATCCTTCATCACGagtgatgaataaataaataaagaaggaaGTGGAAATGTTTCCGAATCACACAACAAACACCTGAACGTGAAACATATATAACTCTCCGTCTGAATCGTAATGTTGTCATAAAAGCTTATTAGAGATGAACACTGTGAATGGAGATTCTGGATCGGATTCTAAGACGTCTTGGAGCTGTACTTGACGTTCTTGAGGATCTTGTTGGTGGAGGTCTGCGGTGCTTTCTGCTCGTCTCCGGTCAGGAGGGCTTTGATTTCGGATGGGATCTTCCCCTGGTCCATGGCCAGACACCACTGCTTGTACTGCAGACACATGAACAGCATCAGCACGGCTGCGCAGACGCAGGACAGCGACAGATCGAGCGTGTGTTTACCATGTCCAGCTCCTCTCGCAGCGCACAGATGGCCCTCTCTTTACTGGACACCAGCTCCTCCAGATACTGGTAGCGCAGCTTCTTTCTGGCGCGACACTCTCTGGCGCTCTGCCGGCTTCTCTCCAGCTTGACCTTCAGGTCGATCTTGGCAGGTTTGCGGCCGCGTTTACCGGGTTTCTTCACTTTTCCAGCAACCATCTACAGTTTAGAAGAGACTTAAGGTCATGCCACATTAATAAACAATTGCTGTAAACAATCCAAACCGAAAGAGGAAAACACAGGCGGTCATCTGTACAGCTGACTATTGAAACTAATGCTTCATAATTGATAAATTCCTAAACATTGAAACGTGgtgtattgtatttaaattgaTCCCACACTGTTTTCCTCTGTGGAGCTGCTTTCCAAACTAAAAATGAACTAGTTTCATATTTGATGAATTTTACTTTGTTATGTTTGTTAAACTTTATTCTGAATGATTACACCATTGTCTTTTTTTAGCTGCTTCAAGgttgaaatgtaatttgtattataaCAGATTCATTTTCCCTTTTATTATTGTGAGACTGCTttttctgtatataaataaatgttttacaaaaatgaaattagTACTTTGGAGGTACCGTGGTATTTTAATGTACTATAGCACAATTCGGTGAtattaaaatgcttaattttttatatttcacagaaTATCATGATCCATCAATCTGCACCGTTTGTAAGCCAGAGCGATGTTTATAAATGTTCATTTGACGCACTTTACTGTGATCCATCGCGTGTTTTCCAATCGACGGGAGTCTGCAGTCGTGTGCTGATCCTCGATCATTCACCTGTAATCGATCAGAGTCCGACTGAGGTGATTTTTGATCAATCTTCCAGCGGAGCTGCTTATGTTTTTAGCCGAATGCTAACAGCGCTCTTCCGGTCCTGTGTGAGTGACGCCTACCGCGCTGCATGCTGGGACATGTAGTCTCTTCCAGGTGGCCAAAATTAAACATTCTAGAAAGATCAtcagtttacacacacaaactcattacatattttcaatataataaGTCACTGAAAGCAGCATTACATGTGCGTTAGATCAGTCTTTCATGTCTAAACATACCCAGAGAGCAAATTGTAGTCGGTTACTGATTtcgatttcatttttttttttttttgtatagcgcatttacaacagcctcctggctgaccaaagtgctttacataagagcaagaatattgcacatacataaaaaaatagaccagacaaaaattaaaaccacccatttcaaaatttAGAATAATACactagtcagtacactaaggaaaataaaaaaagtttttagcaaggaggtattccagagtcgtggcccagccactgcaaatgcacgctcccctctacgctttaGCCTAACACCAGGGACCACCAACAGAGCCTGGTCACAGGATCGTAGGCTTCTTGATGGAGTATAAggttgaagaagttcagataaatagaCAGGAGCTTTGTTATGAAGGGATTTATAAATGAAGAGGAGAATTTTAAAGTCTATTGTCTGAGAAATTGGCAACCAGTGAAGGGATCTCAGAATTGGAGtgatgtgttcatgtttacgacagtttaaaagaagtctggctgcagcattttggactagctgaagTCGTGCAATTTGAGATTTAGATATATACCGCAATGTAAAGAATTGCAGTAATCTAGACGCGATGTAACAAATGCATGAACAGCCATTTCTAGAGTGTTTGGAGtgagaaagtttttaattttagacagTAAACGAAGCTGATAGAAACTGGATCCAATTACAGAAGAGATATGTCTTTCAAATTTTAAGTGTTGGTCAATAGTAATACCTAGGTTCTTCACCCGTGAGGATCTGAAAATGGATAAACTATCAAACTCAGGGCTTATGCACTGAGAGTTGTCATTAGGACCGAAAACAATTACCTCGGTCTTGGCCTCGTTTAAGAAGAGGAAATTTTGGGCTAGCCATAATTTCACCTCCTCTAAACATTGGAGGAGAGAAGTGATCGCAGTGGAGTTGTTTTTCTTAACTGGAAGATAGATTTGAGTGTCATATGCATAGAAATGAAAAGACACACCATGTTTTCTTAGGATAGAACCCAGAGGCAGCATGTACAGAGAGAATAGAGAGGGAGCTAAAATAGAGCCTTGTGGAATGCCACAGGTCAGAGGAGCAGGGGAAGAGGAACAATTTCCCAGTTTCACTAAAAACCTTCTGTCAGATAGGTATGACTGAAACCATTTCAGAGCATTTGCTTTTAGACCTACCCAAGACTCTAATCTAAAAAGATTAGTAAAAGTTAGTAACATAAATCATTACACATTTAAGATAATATAGGCTAATCAGACTACTATTAGAATGCTTTTGCCCTAACTTGTTTTTCACATTAATTTAAACAggatattgatataaaaatactaaGATAAAGATAATTTGTTCCAATCATTGTACTTAACAACAGCttgatttatacatatatatatatatatatatacacacatacacatacacacacacacacacactgtatatatttaaatttcatgtgtacttcaagtaaatatgttaagtgaaaaaaagtttgggaattcCTACATTACAAGTAAGAAATTATAGGAATTTGTGCATTTTCGTATTTTTGAAAGACAAAAGCAATCGAAAGTAAAAGTAATCAGATTTTTGGATTCtgatcagttactacccagctctgccTCCCCCTCACACAACACATTATGCATTTTTAGATTCTCAGAAAAcgtcattctgtatgatttataggCTTGTTTCCTCAGGGGGACcaaaaaatgtccccacaaggtcaTAATGGATTACTTTACCAACTAAAATTTTTCTCATGTAGTTAGGAATCAGTAACGGCCTACAATTTGTAATAAGTGATCTTTTCCAGATAGCACTGGTACGTCTCTAAGAGGTCTGTTAAAGATCTGGGaaacatctgctgtgtacaaacaccTGACAGacgtctttaagatgtcagttttacaagCATTCCTGATAGCAAACATACATCTAGGGACGTCTATTTGACGTCTGCATTaagatgtcaaatagatgtctaTTAGATGTaaataagatgtttatgatttggaatgtatgtaaaactgacatctgaaagacatctgtcagacgtttgtagacagcagatgctttccagatcaagagATCTTTAACAGATATCTTGCAGATGTGCGTGTGCTTGACATCTGTTAGGAAACGAACTATAGACggatgagcaaacactctaaaaaataagtCTTGCCAATGTAATGCAGACATCAAATAGAGTGCTGTCGTCTTGTATGCGAATAGttgatttttaagtaaaaaagttTACATATATTCCACGATGGCACACGTACATCACGGAGACGTCTATCTGACGTCGTATTTACATCTGCTAGACTTGTTTTTTAGAGCGTCTTATTTGCAATACATCAACAGTTGGTTTCCCTTCAGATGTCGAAAagacgtttagaagatgtctttaagatttagaatgaatgtaaaactgacatcttaaagatgtCTGAGGTTTGAACACTTTCCAGATGATGCGATCTTAGCCCCGATAGCACACCTACATCtcagagacgtctatttgacgtcTGCATTACATCTGCAAGACATATTGATTTGGAATGTTTggaatgtatgtaaaactgaaaGATGTCTGTCAGGCGTTTGtagacagcagatgctttccagatcaagagatctttaacagacgTCTGTGTGACTGATTTTACTGTTTATCTGGATTAGTCCAGCAGTAATAAAGCGTGCATGAGTGAAATACACGGAGCTCTGCTGCTGATTGTGTAATGAGAGCCGTCTCGACTCAAGCTCCGCCTCATAAACTCATTTACACTGTTTTACACTCATTTACGGTCTCAGAGTCGGCTCTCTGTGTTCATTACCGGACCCCAGCGGATCAGCGGATCTTTATTCTCCGGTTTTCAGCGTGAGTCTGAGTTTGTGGCCGGTGTGAGTTTCAATGACGCCATGATGTTATTTTTACCCGATGAGCTCACGAACTCAGTCTAACTTCACCAGCAGCAGACTGACCAGCTTTAACTAGTCTAACTAACCCATCCGCGTCTCTATCGGGGTCACTACACTTCCGGTCAGCTTTATCCGTGGATCTGCTGTAAATGAGACGAACTGGACCTTCATG
Proteins encoded in this window:
- the LOC113048572 gene encoding cAMP-responsive element-binding protein-like 2 isoform X1, with protein sequence MDHSKMVAGKVKKPGKRGRKPAKIDLKVKLERSRQSARECRARKKLRYQYLEELVSSKERAICALREELDMYKQWCLAMDQGKIPSEIKALLTGDEQKAPQTSTNKILKNVKYSSKTS
- the LOC113048572 gene encoding cAMP-responsive element-binding protein-like 2 isoform X2, giving the protein MVAGKVKKPGKRGRKPAKIDLKVKLERSRQSARECRARKKLRYQYLEELVSSKERAICALREELDMYKQWCLAMDQGKIPSEIKALLTGDEQKAPQTSTNKILKNVKYSSKTS